Proteins encoded within one genomic window of Triticum aestivum cultivar Chinese Spring chromosome 2D, IWGSC CS RefSeq v2.1, whole genome shotgun sequence:
- the LOC123053676 gene encoding zealexin A1 synthase — MEGWLTLCFIALSTLLALWFSGGKSKPKKHLHLPPGPWTLPIIGSLHHVILGTLPHRTITDLCCRHGPLTLLKLGEVPTVVVSSAEAVAEVMKTNDVAFSNRQTTQLQEIIGFGGKGIIFAPYGDHWRQMRKVCIVELLSSKQVKRMERVRAEEVGGLLRSIAAATAAGAAANLSEMFAALGNNVVARAAFGGKFARQEDFLRAMDQIMDLLGGFCLVDLFPSSRLVRRLSNGERRIKRIRDLIEHIITEILDERKVARAAGHGACSTDDEDLLDVLLRLQEEDSAYPLTTEIIVTVLLDMFGAASETTGTTLEWAMSELTSHPEVMAKAQLEVREVLGQERTIITNSDLAELHYMQMVIKEVLRLHPPAALLPRKTREDCKIMGYDILEDTNIYINVFAISRDPRYWSNPEEFNPERFEDNNVDYNGTSFKFTPFGGGRRQCPGIAFASSVLEITLVNFLYHFDWMLPDDANSVSLDMSEKFGFTVRRRTDLLLKAIPHVCSKATHI; from the exons ATGGAGGGTTGGTTAACCTTATGTTTCATAGCCCTATCCACGTTACTGGCCCTTTGGTTCTCCGGCGGCAAGAGCAAGCCCAAGAAGCACCTGCACCTGCCTCCCGGGCCATGGACTCTCCCGATCATAGGCAGCCTCCACCACGTCATCCTCGGCACGCTCCCTCACCGCACCATCACTGATCTGTGTTGCCGGCATGGGCCACTGACGCTCCTCAAGCTAGGCGAGGTCCCCACGGTGGTGGTCTCCAGCGCCGAGGCGGTGGCGGAGGTGATGAAGACCAACGACGTCGCCTTCTCGAACCGGCAGACCACCCAGCTGCAGGAGATCATCGGCTTCGGCGGCAAGGGCATCATCTTCGCCCCCTACGGCGACCACTGGCGCCAGATGCGCAAGGTCTGCATCGTGGAGCTCCTCAGCTCCAAGCAGGTGAAGCGCATGGAGCGCGTCAGGGCCGAGGAGGTGGGCGGCCTCCTCCGCTCCATCGCCGCGGCCACGGCCGCGGGCGCCGCCGCCAACCTCAGCGAGATGTTCGCGGCGCTTGGCAACAATGTGGTGGCGCGGGCGGCGTTCGGCGGCAAGTTCGCGCGGcaggaggacttcctccgcgccaTGGACCAGATCATGGACCTGCTGGGGGGCTTCTGCCTAGTCGACCTCTTCCCGTCGTCTCGACTGGTGCGGAGGCTCAGCAATGGCGAGCGCCGCATAAAGAGGATCCGGGACCTCATTGAGCACATCATCACCGAGATCCTTGACGAGCGCAAGGTGGCGCGAGCAGCCGGTCATGGCGCATGCAGCACCGATGATGAGGACCTGCTGGACGTGCTGCTCAGGCTGCAGGAGGAGGACTCGGCGTACCCTCTAACCACAGAGATTATAGTCACTGTCTTGTTG GACATGTTTGGAGCTGCTTCAGAGACTACAGGAACCACTTTGGAGTGGGCCATGTCAGAACTCACAAGTCATCCTGAAGTTATGGCTAAGGCACAATTAGAGGTTCGAGAGGTACTAGGTCAAGAGCGAACTATCATTACCAATAGCGATCTTGCAGAACTCCACTACATGCAGATGGTCATCAAGGAGGTTCTTAGATTGCATCCGCCCGCCGCTTTACTCCCCCGCAAGACTAGAGAGGACTGCAAAATTATGGGTTATGACATCCTTGAAGATACCAATATATACATCAATGTCTTTGCAATTTCCCGAGACCCTCGGTATTGGAGCAATCCAGAAGAATTTAATCCAGAGAGATTTGAGGACAACAATGTGGATTATAATGGGACAAGTTTCAAATTCACTCCTTTCGGAGGTGGCCGACGACAATGCCCTGGAATAGCATTCGCATCATCAGTTTTGGAGATTACCTTGGTAAACTTTCTCTATCACTTTGACTGGATGCTTCCTGACGATGCCAACTCAGTGTCACTGGATATGTCTGAGAAATTCGGGTTCACTGTCCGTAGAAGGACTGACCTACTGCTCAAGGCTATTCCACATGTATGCTCCAAGGCTACACATATATAG